In Amia ocellicauda isolate fAmiCal2 chromosome 7, fAmiCal2.hap1, whole genome shotgun sequence, one genomic interval encodes:
- the acvr1ba gene encoding activin A receptor type 1Ba yields the protein MQSDGNCAVMAKKKTVLTLLFLSGLLAVGDGLKCNCTECEKTNFQCETNGACMASTSNIKGQERHIRMCITAENLVPAGQPFYCLSAEGLLNTHCCYTDFCNSINLKVPNGIPEKPGFPAGPVWGPVELAAVIAGPVFLLCLVLIVGVFLVQHHQRVYSHRQRLDVEDPSCDHLYLAKDKTLQDLIFDLSTSGSGSGLPLFVQRTVARTIVLQEIIGKGRFGEVWRGRWRGGDVAVKIFSSREERSWFREAEIYQTIMLRHENILGFIAADNKDNGTWTQLWLVSDYHEHGSLFDYLNRYSVTIEGMVKLALSAASGLAHLHMEILGTQGKPGIAHRDLKSKNILVKKNGTCAIADLGLAVRHESVTDTIDIAPNQRVGTKRYMAPEVLDETINMKHFDSFKCADIYALGLVYWEIARRCNAGGIHEEYQLPYYDLVPSDPSIEEMRKVVCDQKLRPNVPNWWQSYEALRVMGKIMRECWYANGAARLTALRIKKSLSQLSVQEDIKI from the exons gGCTGAAGTGTAACTGTACCGAGTGCGAGAAGACAAACTTCCAGTGCGAGACTAATGGCGCATGCATGGCCTCCACCTCCAACATCAAAGGGCAGGAGCGTCACATCCGCATGTGCATCACGGCTGAGAACTTGGTGCCGGCCGGACAGCCCTTCTACTGCCTGAGCGCCGAGGGGCTGCTCAACACACACTGCTGCTACACCGACTTCTGCAACAGCATCAACCTCAAAGTGCCCAACG GGATCCCAGAGAAGCCGGGCTTCCCTGCGGGGCCGGTGTGGGGTCCTGTGGAGCTGGCTGCGGTGATCGCCGGGCCGGTGTTCCTGCTCTGCCTGGTGTTGATCGTGGGTGTGTTCCTGGTGCAGCACCACCAGCGAGTCTACAGCCACCGGCAGCGGCTCGATGTGGAGGACCCCTCCTGCGACCACCTGTACCTAGCCAAGGACAAGACCCTGCAAGACCTCATCTTTGACCTGTCCACGTCCGGCTCCGGTtccg gcCTGCCCCTGTTTGTCCAGCGCACGGTGGCACGCACCATTGTGCTACAGGAGATCATCGGGAAGGGCCGGTTCGGGGAGGTGTGGCGTGGCCGCTGGCGGGGGGGAGATGTGGCAGTGAAGATCTTCTCGTCCCGCGAGGAACGCTCCTGGTTCCGCGAGGCTGAGATCTACCAGACTATCATGCTGCGGCACGAAAACATCCTGGGCTTCATCGCCGCCGACAACAAGG ATAACGGCACCTGGACACAGCTGTGGTTGGTGTCCGATTACCACGAGCATGGCTCCCTGTTTGACTACCTGAACCGCTACTCCGTCACCATCGAGGGCATGGTCAAGCTGGCCCTGTCCGCCGCCAGCGGTCTGGCACACCTGCACATGGAGATCCTGGGCACGCAGG GGAAGCCTGGCATTGCCCACCGTGACCTGAAGTCCAAGAACATCCTGGTGAAGAAGAACGGTACCTGTGCCATCGCCGACCTGGGGCTGGCTGTGCGCCACGAGTCCGTCACTGACACCATCGACATCGCCCCCAACCAGCGCGTGGGCACCAAGAG GTACATGGCCCCCGAGGTGCTGGATGAGACCATCAACATGAAGCACTTCGACTCGTTCAAGTGCGCCGACATCTACGCGCTGGGGCTGGTGTACTGGGAGATTGCCCGCCGCTGCAACGCTGGAG GGATCCACGAGGAGTACCAGCTGCCCTACTACGACCTTGTGCCCTCTGACCCCTCCATTGAGGAGATGAGGAAGGTAGTCTGTGACCAGAAGCTGCGGCCCAACGTGCCCAACTGGTGGCAGAGCTACGAG GCCCTGCGTGTGATGGGGAAGATCATGCGCGAGTGCTGGTATGCCAACGGGGCGGCGCGCCTCACCGCCTTGCGCATCAAGAAGAGCCTGTCACAGCTCAGCGTGCAGGAGGACATCAAGATCTga
- the LOC136752880 gene encoding 5'-AMP-activated protein kinase subunit gamma-1: MEGVTAGLEDSEGRIDPSVDDPDRDVYACFMKSHRCYDLVPTSSKLVVFDTSLQVKKAFFALVSNGVRAAPLWDNKKQCFVGMLTITDFINILHRYYKSPLVQIYELEEHKIETWREVYLQGSFKPLVSISPNASLYDAVSSLVKHKIHRLPVIDPLTGNTLYILTHKRILKFLKLFISEMARPKFLQRTLEELSVGTFEHIAVVHPATPLYTALGIFVEQRVSALPVVDDKGRVVDIYSKFDVINLAAEKTYNNLDVTVTRALQHRSQYFEGVLKCYGHDTLEAVINRLVEAEVHRLVVVDENEVVRGIVSLSDILQALVLTVGGTKDD, encoded by the exons ATGGAGGGT GTCACGGCTGGACTCGAAGACTCAGAGGGCAGAATTGACCCCTCTGTGGATG ACCCAGATCGTGATGTCTACGCTTGTTTCATGAAGTCTCACCGCTGTTATGACCTGGTGCCTACCAGCTCCAAACTGGTCGTCTTTGACACATCTTTGCAG gTGAAAAAGGCTTTTTTCGCTCTGGTGTCCAATGGCGTCCGAGCAGCCCCGCTCTGGGACAACAAGAAGCAATGCTTTGTGG GCATGCTGACCATTACAGACTTCATCAACATTCTCCATCGATACTACAAGTCCCCTCTG GTGCAGATATACGAGCTGGAGGAGCACAAGATCGAGACCTGGAGGG aggtgtACCTGCAGGGCTCCTTCAAGCCCCTCGTCAGCATCTCCCCCAATGCCAG cCTGTACGATGCCGTCTCCTCTCTGGTGAAGCATAAGATCCACCGCCTGCCGGTGATCGACCCGCTGACTGGCAACACACTCTACATCCTCACCCACAAGAGGATCCTCAAGTTCCTCAAGCTGTTT ATCTCAGAGATGGCGAGGCCCAAGTTCCTGCAGCGCACCCTGGAGGAGCTCTCAGTCGGGACGTTCGAGCACATCGCCGTGGTGCACCCGGCCACGCCCCTCTACACCGCGCTGGGCATCTTTGTGGAGCAGCGGGTCTCCGCCCTGCCCGTGGTCGACGACAAGG GGCGAGTCGTGGACATTTACTCCAAGTTTGATGTGATA AACCTGGCTGCAGAGAAGACGTACAACAACCTGGACGTGACGGTGACGCGGGCACTGCAGCACCGATCGCAGTACTTCGAGGGTGTGCTCAAGTGCTACGGGCATGACACGCTGGAGGCCGTCATCAACCGGCTGGTGGAGGCGGAG gtccacaggctggtggtggtggatgAGAACGAGGTGGTGAGGGGCATAGTGTCTCTGTCTGACATCCTGCAGGCGCTGGTGCTCACAGTGGGAG gGACAAAAGATGACTGA